A region of Sesamum indicum cultivar Zhongzhi No. 13 linkage group LG7, S_indicum_v1.0, whole genome shotgun sequence DNA encodes the following proteins:
- the LOC105166113 gene encoding phosphatidylinositol/phosphatidylcholine transfer protein SFH8 isoform X1, whose amino-acid sequence MHAAYSRQTEHQVLTLPPRGEGPPPPAALNRLSTKPTNYELFHLLSLLYIRNLAISNNQGRVLGNSAMSKTLDRISSPCCGNDEKHKQKSDCENSEERMKVGFLKKAKSASIKLRSSLRNKIRRRKDVGVCEIEDIREIEEEKVVDAFRQALIADDLLPERFDDYHVMLRFLKARKFRIEAAKVMWANMLQWRKDFGADTIMEDLDFKELNEVQQYYPHGYHGVDKDGRPVYIERLGMIDLDMLLQITTVDRFVRYQVQEFERTLASRFPACSVVANRHIDSSTTILDVQGLGIMSLGRPVIDFIKLVQKIDNDNYPETLHRMFIINAGPGFRLIWNTVKPLLDPDTTSKIQVLGSKYQGKLLEAIDESELPEFLGGCCTCAIEGGCLRSDKGPWKDQNILKMSLNAQMHAIQRATISDNEES is encoded by the exons ATGCATGCGGCATATTCCCGCCAAACGGAACACCAAGTGCTCACTCTGCCGCCACGTGGCGAGGGCCCACCTCCACCAGCTGCACTTAACCGCCTTTCCACAAAACCAACAAATTACGAACTCTTCcatcttctctctctcctaTACATACGGAATCTTGCTATATCTAATAATCAAGGGAGGGTTTTGGGGAATTCAGCAATGTCGAAGACCCTTGATAGAATTTCTAGCCCTT GCTGTGGTAATGATGAAAAACACAAACAGAAATCAGATTGTGAAAACTCGGAGGAAAGGATGAAAGTTGGATTTCtgaaaaaagcaaaaagtgCGTCCATTAAACTCAGGAGTTCTCTAAGAAATAAGATCAGAAGGAGAAAAGATGTTGGAGTTTGTGAAATTGAAGATATTCGTGAAATAGAGGAGGAGAAGGTTGTTGATGCTTTTCGACAAGCATTAATCGCCGATGATTTGCTTCCTGAAAGATTTGATGATTATCATGTAATGTTAAG ATTTCTGAAAGCAAGGAAGTTCCGCATTGAAGCAGCAAAGGTTATGTGGGCAAACATGCTCCAGTGGAGGAAAGATTTTGGTGCAGATACGATCATGGAG GATTTGGACTTCAAAGAGCTGAATGAGGTTCAACAATATTACCCTCATGGTTATCATGGTGTGGACAAGGATGGAAGACCCGTGTACATAGAAAGATTGGGGATGATTGATCTTGACATGCTACTGCAGATTACAACTGTGGACAGATTTGTAAGATATCAAGTTCAGGAGTTTGAGAGAACTCTTGCTAGCAGGTTTCCAGCATGTTCTGTTGTTGCAAACAGGCACATAGATTCAAGCACAACAATTTTGGATGTTCAAGGATTG GGTATAATGAGTTTAGGACGCCCTGTTATAGATTTCATTAAGTTGGTTCAGAAGattgataatgataattatcCTGAA ACACTTCATCGTATGTTCATCATCAATGCTGGTCCCGGCTTCAGGCTGATCTGGAACACAGTCAAGCCTTTACTTGACCCTGATACAACTTCAAAGATCCAG GTGCTTGGCAGCAAGTACCAGGGCAAATTGCTTGAAGCAATTGATGAAAG TGAGCTACCGGAATTTCTTGGTGGTTGCTGTACCTGTGCTATCGAAGGGGGATGTTTAAGGTCAGATAAAGGACCATGGAAAGACCAAAATATAttgaag ATGAGTCTAAATGCGCAAATGCATGCAATACAGAGAGCCACAATCTCAGATAATGAGGAAAGCTAG
- the LOC105166113 gene encoding phosphatidylinositol/phosphatidylcholine transfer protein SFH6 isoform X3 translates to MHAAYSRQTEHQVLTLPPRGEGPPPPAALNRLSTKPTNYELFHLLSLLYIRNLAISNNQGRVLGNSAMSKTLDRISSPCCGNDEKHKQKSDCENSEERMKVGFLKKAKSASIKLRSSLRNKIRRRKDVGVCEIEDIREIEEEKVVDAFRQALIADDLLPERFDDYHVMLRFLKARKFRIEAAKVMWANMLQWRKDFGADTIMEDLDFKELNEVQQYYPHGYHGVDKDGRPVYIERLGMIDLDMLLQITTVDRFVRYQVQEFERTLASRFPACSVVANRHIDSSTTILDVQGLTLHRMFIINAGPGFRLIWNTVKPLLDPDTTSKIQVLGSKYQGKLLEAIDESELPEFLGGCCTCAIEGGCLRSDKGPWKDQNILKMSLNAQMHAIQRATISDNEES, encoded by the exons ATGCATGCGGCATATTCCCGCCAAACGGAACACCAAGTGCTCACTCTGCCGCCACGTGGCGAGGGCCCACCTCCACCAGCTGCACTTAACCGCCTTTCCACAAAACCAACAAATTACGAACTCTTCcatcttctctctctcctaTACATACGGAATCTTGCTATATCTAATAATCAAGGGAGGGTTTTGGGGAATTCAGCAATGTCGAAGACCCTTGATAGAATTTCTAGCCCTT GCTGTGGTAATGATGAAAAACACAAACAGAAATCAGATTGTGAAAACTCGGAGGAAAGGATGAAAGTTGGATTTCtgaaaaaagcaaaaagtgCGTCCATTAAACTCAGGAGTTCTCTAAGAAATAAGATCAGAAGGAGAAAAGATGTTGGAGTTTGTGAAATTGAAGATATTCGTGAAATAGAGGAGGAGAAGGTTGTTGATGCTTTTCGACAAGCATTAATCGCCGATGATTTGCTTCCTGAAAGATTTGATGATTATCATGTAATGTTAAG ATTTCTGAAAGCAAGGAAGTTCCGCATTGAAGCAGCAAAGGTTATGTGGGCAAACATGCTCCAGTGGAGGAAAGATTTTGGTGCAGATACGATCATGGAG GATTTGGACTTCAAAGAGCTGAATGAGGTTCAACAATATTACCCTCATGGTTATCATGGTGTGGACAAGGATGGAAGACCCGTGTACATAGAAAGATTGGGGATGATTGATCTTGACATGCTACTGCAGATTACAACTGTGGACAGATTTGTAAGATATCAAGTTCAGGAGTTTGAGAGAACTCTTGCTAGCAGGTTTCCAGCATGTTCTGTTGTTGCAAACAGGCACATAGATTCAAGCACAACAATTTTGGATGTTCAAGGATTG ACACTTCATCGTATGTTCATCATCAATGCTGGTCCCGGCTTCAGGCTGATCTGGAACACAGTCAAGCCTTTACTTGACCCTGATACAACTTCAAAGATCCAG GTGCTTGGCAGCAAGTACCAGGGCAAATTGCTTGAAGCAATTGATGAAAG TGAGCTACCGGAATTTCTTGGTGGTTGCTGTACCTGTGCTATCGAAGGGGGATGTTTAAGGTCAGATAAAGGACCATGGAAAGACCAAAATATAttgaag ATGAGTCTAAATGCGCAAATGCATGCAATACAGAGAGCCACAATCTCAGATAATGAGGAAAGCTAG
- the LOC105166113 gene encoding phosphatidylinositol/phosphatidylcholine transfer protein SFH6 isoform X2, with translation MRHIPAKRNTKCSLCRHVARAHLHQLHLTAFPQNQQITNSSIFSLSYTYGILLYLIIKGGFWGIQQCRRPLIEFLALVSCGNDEKHKQKSDCENSEERMKVGFLKKAKSASIKLRSSLRNKIRRRKDVGVCEIEDIREIEEEKVVDAFRQALIADDLLPERFDDYHVMLRFLKARKFRIEAAKVMWANMLQWRKDFGADTIMEDLDFKELNEVQQYYPHGYHGVDKDGRPVYIERLGMIDLDMLLQITTVDRFVRYQVQEFERTLASRFPACSVVANRHIDSSTTILDVQGLGIMSLGRPVIDFIKLVQKIDNDNYPETLHRMFIINAGPGFRLIWNTVKPLLDPDTTSKIQVLGSKYQGKLLEAIDESELPEFLGGCCTCAIEGGCLRSDKGPWKDQNILKMSLNAQMHAIQRATISDNEES, from the exons ATGCGGCATATTCCCGCCAAACGGAACACCAAGTGCTCACTCTGCCGCCACGTGGCGAGGGCCCACCTCCACCAGCTGCACTTAACCGCCTTTCCACAAAACCAACAAATTACGAACTCTTCcatcttctctctctcctaTACATACGGAATCTTGCTATATCTAATAATCAAGGGAGGGTTTTGGGGAATTCAGCAATGTCGAAGACCCTTGATAGAATTTCTAGCCCTTGTGA GCTGTGGTAATGATGAAAAACACAAACAGAAATCAGATTGTGAAAACTCGGAGGAAAGGATGAAAGTTGGATTTCtgaaaaaagcaaaaagtgCGTCCATTAAACTCAGGAGTTCTCTAAGAAATAAGATCAGAAGGAGAAAAGATGTTGGAGTTTGTGAAATTGAAGATATTCGTGAAATAGAGGAGGAGAAGGTTGTTGATGCTTTTCGACAAGCATTAATCGCCGATGATTTGCTTCCTGAAAGATTTGATGATTATCATGTAATGTTAAG ATTTCTGAAAGCAAGGAAGTTCCGCATTGAAGCAGCAAAGGTTATGTGGGCAAACATGCTCCAGTGGAGGAAAGATTTTGGTGCAGATACGATCATGGAG GATTTGGACTTCAAAGAGCTGAATGAGGTTCAACAATATTACCCTCATGGTTATCATGGTGTGGACAAGGATGGAAGACCCGTGTACATAGAAAGATTGGGGATGATTGATCTTGACATGCTACTGCAGATTACAACTGTGGACAGATTTGTAAGATATCAAGTTCAGGAGTTTGAGAGAACTCTTGCTAGCAGGTTTCCAGCATGTTCTGTTGTTGCAAACAGGCACATAGATTCAAGCACAACAATTTTGGATGTTCAAGGATTG GGTATAATGAGTTTAGGACGCCCTGTTATAGATTTCATTAAGTTGGTTCAGAAGattgataatgataattatcCTGAA ACACTTCATCGTATGTTCATCATCAATGCTGGTCCCGGCTTCAGGCTGATCTGGAACACAGTCAAGCCTTTACTTGACCCTGATACAACTTCAAAGATCCAG GTGCTTGGCAGCAAGTACCAGGGCAAATTGCTTGAAGCAATTGATGAAAG TGAGCTACCGGAATTTCTTGGTGGTTGCTGTACCTGTGCTATCGAAGGGGGATGTTTAAGGTCAGATAAAGGACCATGGAAAGACCAAAATATAttgaag ATGAGTCTAAATGCGCAAATGCATGCAATACAGAGAGCCACAATCTCAGATAATGAGGAAAGCTAG
- the LOC105166114 gene encoding protein HYPER-SENSITIVITY-RELATED 4 encodes MTFSYESLPSSSNKVLTAAASVTASIILLKSIANDLIPHQIHTYFSSSLHKLSSRLSSNLTVVIEEFDGLTSNHMFEASNVYLGTKISPSTQRIKVNKPHKDQEFAVTVDKNQEIIDFHGGIKFKWLLQSSAIKHSAQGGKNSNPRTELRYFELSFHKKHKDSALKVYLPYILRKAKEIKEETRTVRLHTVDYNGTDYWSSVELNHPATFDTMAMDPDMKNELIEDLGRFVRRKDYYRRVGKAWKRGYLFYGPPGTGKSSLVAAMANYLKFDVYDLDLREVQCNSDLRRLLIGSANRSILVIEDIDCNVGVQNRDNDHATTEDDKITLSGLLNFIDGLWSSCGDERIIVFTTNHKNRLDPALLRPGRMDVQIEMSCCRFSGFKILASNYLRIEEHSLFTVIQELLTKVEATPAEVAGELMKSEDADIALINLIRLLESKNTRA; translated from the exons ATGACATTTTCATATGAATCTCTGCCTTCCTCTTCCAACAAAGTCCTGACAGCGGCTGCTTCAGTTACTGCTTCCATAATCCTCCTCAAATCCATTGCCAATGACCTAATCCCACACCAAATCCACACCTATTTCTCTTCATCCCTTCACAAACTCTCTAGCCGCCTCTCGTCCAACCTCACCGTTGTCATAGAAGAATTCGATGGTCTGACTTCTAATCACATGTTCGAGGCATCCAACGTTTATCTCGGCACCAAAATCTCCCCCTCCACACAAAGAATCAAAGTGAACAAACCCCATAAAGACCAAGAATTCGCAGTCACAGTAGACAAGAACCAAGAAATCATTGATTTCCATGGCGGGATTAAGTTCAAGTGGTTATTGCAGTCCTCTGCAATCAAGCATTCAGCCCAAGGTGGTAAGAATAGCAATCCAAGAACCGAACTCCGGTACTTCGAGTTGAGTTTTCACAAGAAACACAAAGATTCCGCCTTGAAAGTTTACTTGCCTTATATACTGCGAAAAGCAAAGGAGatcaaagaagaaacaagaacCGTGAGGCTACATACAGTTGATTATAACGGTACCGATTATTGGAGTTCCGTTGAGCTGAACCATCCAGCAACCTTTGATACGATGGCTATGGATCCTGATATGAAGAATGAGCTGATTGAGGATCTTGGCAGGTTTGTGAGGAGGAAAGATTATTACAGGAGAGTTGGGAAAGCTTGGAAACGAGGGTACTTGTTTTACGGGCCACCCGGTACCGGGAAGTCGAGCTTGGTTGCAGCCATGGCTAATTATCTTAAGTTTGATGTCTATGATTTGGATTTAAGAGAGGTGCAGTGCAATTCGGATTTGAGAAGGCTGTTGATCGGGTCCGCCAATCGGTCTATACTTGTAATAGAAGACATTGATTGCAATGTGGGCGTGCAGAACAGAGACAATGATCATGCAACAACTGAGGATGACAAG ATAACATTGTCTGGACTGCTGAACTTCATTGATGGGCTGTGGTCAAGCTGTGGGGATGAAAGAATCATAGTTTTCACCACTAATCACAAGAACAGATTAGACCCGGCGCTGCTAAGACCGGGCCGAATGGATGTGCAGATAGAGATGTCGTGCTGCAGATTCAGTGGGTTCAAGATTCTTGCTTCCAATTATCTCAGGATAGAGGAGCATTCACTGTTTACAGTAATCCAGGAGCTGTTGACGAAAGTTGAGGCGACGCCGGCTGAAGTTGCGGGAGAGCTGATGAAGAGTGAGGATGCGGATATTGCCCTGATAAATCTTATCAGATTACTGGAGAGCAAGAACACCAGGGCTTGA
- the LOC105166115 gene encoding inositol-pentakisphosphate 2-kinase isoform X3, with protein MAAVLGAKDAVEWIYRGEGAANLVLAYCGSAPKFVGKVLRIQKVPNNGSECENGHSALTKLECVLWGKFEGIVSAPTRETAEQLYVQKVMCPLLGSEHVDAGIHVLVSREFLEAVEKKVLGQRPSWRVDAAKVNPLCDSVLLIADHSKFPHVSGIFKEDFCVSVEIKPKGGFLPVSEFIAEENAVKKKIIRFKMHQLLKLHQGKIRKISKYDPLDMFSGSKDRVQKAIKSLFLTPQNNFRVFLNGSLAFGGMDGSADSASYTLDQAFLDGLKHIIVAKDGMHIKYFLELIAETIFKSGLLDRLLEVQKLDAIDIEGAIHAYYDIVSQPCMVCREKDGNKLSGRYSSLHSMPRDEKLKIVRDYLISSTAKDLSLMISFRSRGNNLESPYKVVFLESTKQTFDYKASFIDLDMKPLKKMEYYYKLDQQIVSFYVKMVKDKEAIDNEREDEIRCLEDKDLSAFLRLQRNDVSTLSHTSN; from the exons TGGTTCTTGCTTACTGTGGAAGTGCTCCAAAATTT GTTGGAAAGGTCTTAAGGATACAAAAAGTTCCAAATAATGGATCTGAATGTGAGAATGGTCATTCAGCTCTAACCAAGCTCGAGTGTGTCCTATGGGGAAAATTTGAAGGCATTGTTTCAGCTCCTACAAGGGAAACTGCAGAGCAACTGTATGTGCAGAAAGTAATGTGCCCATTGTTGGGTTCGGAACATGTTGATGCTGGA ATTCATGTTCTCGTATCAAGAGAGTTTCTGGAGGCAGTTGAAAAGAAAGTTCTTGGTCAGCGTCCTTCTTGGCGAGTTGATGCTGCCAAAGTCAATCCCTTGTGTGATTCAGTTCTTCTCATTGCTGATCATTCAAAATTTCCTCATG TTTCAGGAATTTTCAAAGAGGATTTTTGTGTATCTGTTGAAATAAAG CCGAAAGGTGGATTTCTTCCTGTTTCAGAATTTATAGCTGAAGAAAATGcggtgaaaaagaaaatcattcgCTTTAAAATGCACCAACTGCTGAAATTGCACCAAGGAAAG ATAcgaaaaataagtaaatatgatCCTCTGGATATGTTTTCTGGATCCAAGGACAGAGTACAAAAAGCAATTAAGTCTCTCTTTCTTACACCTCAGAATAATTTCCGCGTTTTCTTAAATGGTTCACTTGCTTTTGGAGGAATGGATGGTTCTGCTGACAGTGCAAGTTATACTCTTGACCAAGCATTCCTGGACGGACTTAAACATATCATTGTGGCAAAAGATGGGatgcatataaaatattttctggaGCTCATTGCTGAAACTATATTCAAGTCTGGTTTATTGGATCGGCTTCTTGAAGTACAGAAACTTGATGCTATTGATATAGAAGGTGCTATTCATGCCTACTATGATATTGTGTCCCAGCCTTGTATGGTCTGTCGGGAGAAGGATGGAAACAAATTGTCAGGAAGATATTCATCACTTCATTCAATGCCAagagatgaaaaattaaaaattgtgagGGATTACTTGATATCTTCCACTGCAAAGGACCTAAGTTTGATGATTAGTTTTAGGTCCAGAGGAAATAATCTGGAGTCTCCCTATAAGGTTGTCTTTCTTGAATCAACCAAACAAACTTTTGATTACAAG GCATCTTTCATTGACCTGGACATGAAACCACTGAAGAAAATGGAGTATTACTATAAGTTGGATCAGCAGATAGTCAGCTTCTATGTCAAGATGGTAAAAGATAAAGAAGCAATTGATAATG AAAGGGAAGATGAAATAAGGTGTTTAGAAGACAAAGATTTGTCAGCTTTTCTCCGCCTACAGAGAAATGATGTATCAACTTTGAGCCACACAAGCAACTAA
- the LOC105166115 gene encoding inositol-pentakisphosphate 2-kinase IPK1 isoform X5 has product MAAVLGAKDAVEWIYRGEGAANLVLAYCGSAPKFIHVLVSREFLEAVEKKVLGQRPSWRVDAAKVNPLCDSVLLIADHSKFPHVSGIFKEDFCVSVEIKPKGGFLPVSEFIAEENAVKKKIIRFKMHQLLKLHQGKIRKISKYDPLDMFSGSKDRVQKAIKSLFLTPQNNFRVFLNGSLAFGGMDGSADSASYTLDQAFLDGLKHIIVAKDGMHIKYFLELIAETIFKSGLLDRLLEVQKLDAIDIEGAIHAYYDIVSQPCMVCREKDGNKLSGRYSSLHSMPRDEKLKIVRDYLISSTAKDLSLMISFRSRGNNLESPYKVVFLESTKQTFDYKASFIDLDMKPLKKMEYYYKLDQQIVSFYVKMVKDKEAIDNEREDEIRCLEDKDLSAFLRLQRNDVSTLSHTSN; this is encoded by the exons TGGTTCTTGCTTACTGTGGAAGTGCTCCAAAATTT ATTCATGTTCTCGTATCAAGAGAGTTTCTGGAGGCAGTTGAAAAGAAAGTTCTTGGTCAGCGTCCTTCTTGGCGAGTTGATGCTGCCAAAGTCAATCCCTTGTGTGATTCAGTTCTTCTCATTGCTGATCATTCAAAATTTCCTCATG TTTCAGGAATTTTCAAAGAGGATTTTTGTGTATCTGTTGAAATAAAG CCGAAAGGTGGATTTCTTCCTGTTTCAGAATTTATAGCTGAAGAAAATGcggtgaaaaagaaaatcattcgCTTTAAAATGCACCAACTGCTGAAATTGCACCAAGGAAAG ATAcgaaaaataagtaaatatgatCCTCTGGATATGTTTTCTGGATCCAAGGACAGAGTACAAAAAGCAATTAAGTCTCTCTTTCTTACACCTCAGAATAATTTCCGCGTTTTCTTAAATGGTTCACTTGCTTTTGGAGGAATGGATGGTTCTGCTGACAGTGCAAGTTATACTCTTGACCAAGCATTCCTGGACGGACTTAAACATATCATTGTGGCAAAAGATGGGatgcatataaaatattttctggaGCTCATTGCTGAAACTATATTCAAGTCTGGTTTATTGGATCGGCTTCTTGAAGTACAGAAACTTGATGCTATTGATATAGAAGGTGCTATTCATGCCTACTATGATATTGTGTCCCAGCCTTGTATGGTCTGTCGGGAGAAGGATGGAAACAAATTGTCAGGAAGATATTCATCACTTCATTCAATGCCAagagatgaaaaattaaaaattgtgagGGATTACTTGATATCTTCCACTGCAAAGGACCTAAGTTTGATGATTAGTTTTAGGTCCAGAGGAAATAATCTGGAGTCTCCCTATAAGGTTGTCTTTCTTGAATCAACCAAACAAACTTTTGATTACAAG GCATCTTTCATTGACCTGGACATGAAACCACTGAAGAAAATGGAGTATTACTATAAGTTGGATCAGCAGATAGTCAGCTTCTATGTCAAGATGGTAAAAGATAAAGAAGCAATTGATAATG AAAGGGAAGATGAAATAAGGTGTTTAGAAGACAAAGATTTGTCAGCTTTTCTCCGCCTACAGAGAAATGATGTATCAACTTTGAGCCACACAAGCAACTAA